The following proteins come from a genomic window of Rutidosis leptorrhynchoides isolate AG116_Rl617_1_P2 chromosome 10, CSIRO_AGI_Rlap_v1, whole genome shotgun sequence:
- the LOC139871855 gene encoding ras-related protein RABA1f-like — protein MAAYRTDDDYDYLFKVVLIGDSGVGKSNLLSRFTRNEFSLESKSTIGVEFATRSIRVDEKVIKAQIWDTAGQERYRAITSAYYRGAVGALLVYDATRHVTFENVERWLKELRDHSDSNIVIMLVGNKADLRHLRAVSTEDAKTYAEKESTYFMETSALESLNVENAFTEVLTQIYHVVSRKALDIGNDTGALPKGQMINVGSKDDVSAVKKVSCCSS, from the exons ATGGCTGCGTATAGAACTGACGATGACTACGATTATTTATTTAAAGTGGTTTTGATCGGTGACTCAGGTGTCGGTAAATCAAATCTGCTTTCCAGATTCACCAGAAACGAATTTAGTCTTGAGTCAAAGTCAACAATTGGCGTTGAATTTGCTACCAGAAGTATTCGTGTTGATGAGAAAGTCATCAAGGCTCAGATTTGGGATACTGCTGGTCAAGAAAG GTACCGTGCAATCACAAGTGCATACTATAGAGGAGCCGTGGGTGCGTTACTCGTATACGACGCCACACGCCACGTCACCTTTGAGAACGTCGAGAGATGGTTAAAAGAGCTTCGAGACCACAGTGACTCAAACATTGTGATAATGCTTGTAGGAAACAAGGCCGATTTGCGTCACTTACGTGCAGTTTCGACCGAGGATGCAAAAACTTACGCAGAAAAGGAAAGCACGTATTTTATGGAGACGTCAGCTCTCGAGTCCCTGAATGTCGAGAACGCTTTTACCGAGGTTCTTACGCAAATATACCATGTGGTGAGCCGAAAAGCACTTGATATTGGGAACGATACTGGTGCGTTGCCCAAAGGGCAGATGATTAATGTCGGGTCAAAAGATGATGTTTCCGCCGTGAAGAAAGTTAGTTGCTGTTCTAGTTAA
- the LOC139871247 gene encoding uncharacterized protein: protein MKILSLNVRGFGFGKESKFGDVRKLCIAERPSIFALQESKCHAKDDSWFFGLCGSKDCGFSQKEIICKSGGQIIIWDKNVVEVNSELISEFFIAIRGSTRVSWVICGDFNEVRDCSERLNCEFAENRAKMFNDFIDRNMLVDIPMGGRKFTRVSDDGVKMSKLDRFLVSSDFLSLWTDLKVIALDRKVSDHCPIMMSDGEVNFGPKPFKIFDEWLLVDGIGDVISESWKGTMEGNRKDCVFRNKLKRLKGDLKEWSKSHFGNLDVQIENAKKVAMDLELKAESGFLSVEDHENWRASRKTWLEKEKVKTGMLRRKARVRWMTDGDENSKYFHNSLRRNYNKNNIRGINVNGSWCEEPSIIKDEAINHFKKIFDERDMDRHSLQGLNYSSISELEASSLEVKKCHSRKPKFGNR from the exons ATGAAGATTTTGTCATTAAATGTTCGTGGGTTTGGGTTCGGGAAAGAAAGTAAATTTGGTGATGTGCGTAAATTATGTATTGCGGAAAGACCTTCCATTTTCGCACTTCAAGAATCAAAATGTCATGCTAAAGACGATAGTTGGTTTTTTGGGCTTTGTGGATCCAAGGATTGTGGTTTTTCTCAAAAAGAAATTATCTGTAAATCGGGCGGTCAAATTATTATTTGGGACAAAAATGTTGTCGAGGTGAATAGTGAGCTTATAAGTGAGTTTTTTATTGCAATTCGGG GTAGTACCAGGGTCTCTTGGGTTATTTGTGGAGACTTTAATGAAGTTAGGGATTGTTCAGAAAGATTAAATTGTGAATTCGCTGAAAACCGGGCCAAAATGTTCAATGACTTCATCGATAGAAATATGCTAGTCGATATTCCAATGGGGGGAAGGAAATTCACGAGAGTTAGTGATGATGGAGTTAAGATGAGCAAGTTAGATAGATTTCTTGTATCGAGTGACTTCCTTAGTTTGTGGACGGATTTAAAGGTCATTGCTTTAGATAGAAaggtttcggatcattgtcctattaTGATGTCGGATGGTGAAGTCAATTTTGGACCAAAACCGTTTAAAATCTTTGATGAATGGTTGTTGGTGGATGGTATTGGAGATGTAATTTCCGAATCATGGAAAGGTACGATGGAAGGTAATCGAAAAGATTGTGTTTTTCGTAACAAGCTAAAAAGGTTAAAAGGGGATCTTAAAGAGTGGAGCAAATCTCATTTTGGGAATCTTGATGTACAAATTGAAAATGCAAAAAAGGTGGCGATGGATCTAGAACTCAAAGCGGAATCAGGTTTTTTAAGTGTTGAGGATCACGAGAATTGGCGTGCGTCGAGAAAAACTTGGCTAGAAAAGGAAAAGGTAAAAACCGGAATGTTGAGACGAAAAGCACGGGTACGTTGGATGACCGATGGTGATGAAAACTCAAAATATTTTCACAACTCACTACGAAGAAATTACAACAAAAATAATATCCGGGGTATTAATGTTAACGGCTCATGGTGTGAAGAACCGTCGATTATCAAAGATGAAGCGATTAATCATTTCAAGAAAATATTCGACGAGAGAGATATGGATCGTCATAGCCTACAGGGGCTGAATTATTCATCGATCTCAGAATTAGAAGCATCAAGCCTCGAAGTGAAGAAGTGCCATTCTCGGAAGCCGAAATTTGGGAATCGATAA